The following proteins are encoded in a genomic region of Danio rerio strain Tuebingen ecotype United States chromosome 16, GRCz12tu, whole genome shotgun sequence:
- the phc1 gene encoding polyhomeotic-like protein 1 (The RefSeq protein has 2 substitutions compared to this genomic sequence) yields the protein MEAGEDQTNSSSTNSSAASGGNSRPPQIAQMSLYERQAVQALQALQRQPNAAQYFQQLMLQQQINSATCQLHNLAAVQQATLAASRQSGSPNNSASQPTSSAQCTVNLSTTSAGGTMTNPRPIGPATSAASTALSQSDNDQVQNLAMRCVSTPRAATVKTEFADRKETTGTFPLNQQTQTPQQFGQSTQQVQPQTQPLANAKLQSFSNTANPSVPALNVKPTNQSAVAPQQAGASSNPPSSSPTPSLPLSQLLLSQSGLHQTRGVPASTATVTHILVPTSNVPTSTQGYPLGTVATKSNMTAQTLVVQPLQQTGANLSTEKLAHGTGHVPIQPKTAQGHRVPVQMSPRHPPPILPAPPNNGQATAGLHPPHVPVQLVGARQSTLGNSQALALAQARTCCSQQDGTAAVGVNNPGNVVTMVTAMDTSGAGMCLKTAQSALPISQMQTNQSAVLTQGNPASVTHSMDGQNNSGDSLFVQSAQAQIKPAIGPIKRKSESDLTHEISNEPISGSPSMQDSAPPLSPAPSLDTVPEIAFSSPPTLSLSLPVPLPRGAGQGDRAPVPQAVVKPQVLTHLIEGFVIQEGAEPFPVTGPLKELSGAVPPILHPEDIRSDKLKCEYCLNFAPASQFRRSKRFCTISCSKRYNVSFRNHLRASRGLEGAERPAGGPVVQDVIARRRAPRRSSSEIACAKITGRHLPVKCRSESSRSDDISSCEGEEEEDFLSLSPSSTFSCPRPTHCGPQLDDTAPGGLPVDENHFLSGNPADWSVQEVCQFISSLQGCEDLASQFLSQEIDGQALMLLKEEHLMSTMNIKLGPALKICASINSLRD from the exons ATGGAGGCAGGAGAAGACCAGACCAACTCCAGCTCAACCAATAGCAGCGCAGCTTCAGGGGGAAACTCCCGCCCTCCTCAGATAGCTCAAATGTCTCTCTATGAAAGGCAAGCTGTTCAG GCACTGCAGGCCTTACAGAGGCAGCCCAATGCAGCTCAGTATTTCCAGCAGCTGATGCTGCAGCAGCAGATCAACAGCGCAACCTGTCAACTCCACAACCTGGCTGCTGTGCAACAG GCAACTCTTGCAGCCAGTCGTCAGTCCAGCTCTCCCAATAACAGCGCCTCTCAGCCTACAAGCTCAGCGCAATGCACA GTCAACTTAAGCACCACCTCAGCTGGAGGAACCATGACAAACCCCCGTCCGATAGGGCCTGCCACCTCCGCAGCATCAACAGCCCTTAGCCAGTCAG ACAATGATCAG GTGCAGAACTTGGCAATGCGTTGTGTGTCCACTCCTAGGGCGGCTACTGTGAAGACAGAGTTTGCAGACAGGAAGGAAACGACTG GTACATTCCCACTTAACCAGCAGACTCAGACTCCACAACAGTTTGGTCAATCAACCCAGCAGGTCCAACCACAAACTCAACCCCTTGCCAACGCCAAACTCCAGAGCTTCTCCAACACCGCCAATCCCAGCGTGCCTGCCCTCAACGTAAAGCCCAATAACCAATCcgctgttgccccacagcaagcaGGAGCTTCCTCCAACCCCCCGTCCTCCTCGCCCACTCCCTCACTCCCTCTCTCCCAGCTTCTCCTTTCTCAATCTGGCTTGCACCAAACTCGAGGTGTACCAGCTTCTACAGCCACCGTTACCCACATCCTGGTACCCACTTCTAACGTCCCCACATCTACTCAAGGTTATCCACTGGGAACGGTGGCGACCAAATCCAACATGACTGCCCAGACATTGGTGGTGCAGCCACTCCAGCAAACGGGGGCAAATCTGAGCACGGAGAAGCTAGCTCATGGTACAGGGCATGTGCCAATTCAGCCTAAAACGGCTCAGGGCCATCGGGTGCCAGTACAGATGTCCCCTCGCCACCCACCTCCCATTCTCCCAGCACCACCCAACAACGGCCAGGCCACCGCAGGTCTTCACCCTCCCCACGTCCCAGTTCAGCTGGTCGGAGCAAGGCAGAGCACTCTGGGAAACTCACAAGCGTTAGCATTGGCCCAGGCTCGAACTTGTTGCTCCCAGCAGGACGGAACAGCTGCCGTGGGAGTCAATAACCCGGGCAATGTTGTTACCATGGTTACTGCTATGGATACAAGTGGAGCTGGCATGTGCCTTAAAACAGCCCAAAGTGCCCTCCCTATCTCTCAGATGCAGACCAATCAGAGTGCAGTATTGACTCAGGGTAATCCCGCTTCAGTCACACACTCCATGGATGGACAGAATAACTCTGGAGACTCTTTGTTTGTTCAGTCTGCACAAGCGCAG ATAAAGCCTGCTATTGGTCCAATAAAAAGGAAGTCAGAGTCAGATTTGACCCATGAGATTTCGAATGAGCCAATCAGTGGAAGTCCCTCAATGCAAGACTCCGCCCCTCCTCTCTCGCCTGCTCCTTCACTGGATACAG tCCCAGAGATAGCATTCTCCTCTCCTCCTACATTGTCCCTCTCTCTGCCTGTTCCTCTCCCTCGTGGAGCAGGACAGGGCGATCGAGCACCTGTTCCACAGGCTGTGGTCAAACCTCAGGTTCTCACTCACCTCATCGAGGGCTTTGTCATCCAGGAGGGAGCTGAACCTTTCCCT GTGACCGGGCCACTGAAAGAACTTTCTGGTGCTGTTCCACCAATCCTACATCCAGAGGACATCCGCTCTGATA AGTTAAAGTGTGAATACTGTCTTAATTTTGCACCAGCCAGCCAGTTCAGAAGATCCAAGCGCTTTTGCACCATTAGCTGCTCAAAGAG gtacaaTGTGAGCTTTAGAAACCACTTACGGGCCAGTAGAGGTCTTGAGGGTGCAGAACGGCCAGCAGGGGGCCCCGTGGTCCAGGATGTTATTGCCAGACGCCGGGCTCCTCGCAGAAGCAGCTCTGAGATCGCTTGTGCTAAAATAACAGGAAGGCATCTTCCTGTAAAG TGTCGTTCAGAATCCAGTCGTTCTGATGATATCTCCAGCTGTGAGGGCGAGGAAGAGGAAGACTTCTTGTCGCTTTCCCCCAGCTCCACCTTTTCATGCCCGAGACCGACCCACTGTGGCCCTCAGCTGGATGACACAGCACCCGGTGGACTCCCAGTGGACGAAAACCACTTCCTATCTGGCAACCCTGCTGACTGGAGTGTGCAGGAAGTGTGTCAGTTCATTTCATCTCTTCAAG GTTGTGAGGACCTTGCATCCCAGTTCCTGTCCCAGGAGATCGATGGGCAGGCCCTGATGCTGCTCAAGGAAGAGCATCTCATGTCCACCATGAACATCAAACTCGGACCTGCCCTCAAAATCTGCGCTTCTATCAACAGCCTAAGGGATTAA
- the phc1 gene encoding polyhomeotic-like protein 1 isoform X2, whose translation MEAGEDQTNSSSTNSSAASGGNSRPPQIAQMSLYERQAVQALQALQRQPNAAQYFQQLMLQQQINSATCQLHNLAAVQQATLAASRQSSSPNNSASQPTSSAQCTVNLSTTSAGGTMTNPRPIGPATSAASTALSQSVLLGGNSGGQGQMYLRVNRSLRAPLTPQLIFMPGGTATATVATVAQTQPQQQPQQQQQQEATPTSSSSQSDNDQVQNLAMRCVSTPRAATVKTEFADRKETTGTFPLNQQTQTPQQFGQSTQQVQPQTQPLANAKLQSFSNTANPSVPALNVKPNNQSAVAPQQAGASSNPPSSSPTPSLPLSQLLLSQSGLHQTRGVPASTATVTHILVPTSNVPTSTQGYPLGTVATKSNMTAQTLVVQPLQQTGANLSTEKLAHGTGHVPIQPKTAQGHRVPVQMSPRHPPPILPAPPNNGQATAGLHPPHVPVQLVGARQSTLGNSQALALAQARTCCSQQDGTAAVGVNNPGNVVTMVTAMDTSGAGMCLKTAQSALPISQMQTNQSAVLTQGNPASVTHSMDGQNNSGDSLFVQSAQAQIKPAIGPIKRKSESDLTHEISNEPISGSPSMQDSAPPLSPAPSLDTVPEIAFSSPPTLSLSLPVPLPRGAGQGDRAPVPQAVVKPQVLTHLIEGFVIQEGAEPFPVTGPLKELSGAVPPILHPEDIRSDTSQFRRSKRFCTISCSKRYNVSFRNHLRASRGLEGAERPAGGPVVQDVIARRRAPRRSSSEIACAKITGRHLPVKCRSESSRSDDISSCEGEEEEDFLSLSPSSTFSCPRPTHCGPQLDDTAPGGLPVDENHFLSGNPADWSVQEVCQFISSLQGCEDLASQFLSQEIDGQALMLLKEEHLMSTMNIKLGPALKICASINSLRD comes from the exons ATGGAGGCAGGAGAAGACCAGACCAACTCCAGCTCAACCAATAGCAGCGCAGCTTCAGGGGGAAACTCCCGCCCTCCTCAGATAGCTCAAATGTCTCTCTATGAAAGGCAAGCTGTTCAG GCACTGCAGGCCTTACAGAGGCAGCCCAATGCAGCTCAGTATTTCCAGCAGCTGATGCTGCAGCAGCAGATCAACAGCGCAACCTGTCAACTCCACAACCTGGCTGCTGTGCAACAG GCAACTCTTGCAGCCAGTCGTCAGTCCAGCTCTCCCAATAACAGCGCCTCTCAGCCTACAAGCTCAGCGCAATGCACA GTCAACTTAAGCACCACCTCAGCTGGAGGAACCATGACAAACCCCCGTCCGATAGGGCCTGCCACCTCCGCAGCATCAACAGCCCTTAGCCAGTCAGTTTTGTTGGGTGGAAATTCAGGCGGACAGGGTCAGATGTACCTGAGA GTAAACCGCTCTCTTAGGGCACCTCTCACCCCTCAGCTCATCTTTATGCCTGGTGGTACAGCGACAGCAACTGTAGCAACGGTTGCCCAAACGCAGCCACAGCAGCAGccacaacaacagcagcaacaggAAGCAACTCCCACATCTTCAAGTAGCCAATCAGACAATGATCAG GTGCAGAACTTGGCAATGCGTTGTGTGTCCACTCCTAGGGCGGCTACTGTGAAGACAGAGTTTGCAGACAGGAAGGAAACGACTG GTACATTCCCACTTAACCAGCAGACTCAGACTCCACAACAGTTTGGTCAATCAACCCAGCAGGTCCAACCACAAACTCAACCCCTTGCCAACGCCAAACTCCAGAGCTTCTCCAACACCGCCAATCCCAGCGTGCCTGCCCTCAACGTAAAGCCCAATAACCAATCcgctgttgccccacagcaagcaGGAGCTTCCTCCAACCCCCCGTCCTCCTCGCCCACTCCCTCACTCCCTCTCTCCCAGCTTCTCCTTTCTCAATCTGGCTTGCACCAAACTCGAGGTGTACCAGCTTCTACAGCCACCGTTACCCACATCCTGGTACCCACTTCTAACGTCCCCACATCTACTCAAGGTTATCCACTGGGAACGGTGGCGACCAAATCCAACATGACTGCCCAGACATTGGTGGTGCAGCCACTCCAGCAAACGGGGGCAAATCTGAGCACGGAGAAGCTAGCTCATGGTACAGGGCATGTGCCAATTCAGCCTAAAACGGCTCAGGGCCATCGGGTGCCAGTACAGATGTCCCCTCGCCACCCACCTCCCATTCTCCCAGCACCACCCAACAACGGCCAGGCCACCGCAGGTCTTCACCCTCCCCACGTCCCAGTTCAGCTGGTCGGAGCAAGGCAGAGCACTCTGGGAAACTCACAAGCGTTAGCATTGGCCCAGGCTCGAACTTGTTGCTCCCAGCAGGACGGAACAGCTGCCGTGGGAGTCAATAACCCGGGCAATGTTGTTACCATGGTTACTGCTATGGATACAAGTGGAGCTGGCATGTGCCTTAAAACAGCCCAAAGTGCCCTCCCTATCTCTCAGATGCAGACCAATCAGAGTGCAGTATTGACTCAGGGTAATCCCGCTTCAGTCACACACTCCATGGATGGACAGAATAACTCTGGAGACTCTTTGTTTGTTCAGTCTGCACAAGCGCAG ATAAAGCCTGCTATTGGTCCAATAAAAAGGAAGTCAGAGTCAGATTTGACCCATGAGATTTCGAATGAGCCAATCAGTGGAAGTCCCTCAATGCAAGACTCCGCCCCTCCTCTCTCGCCTGCTCCTTCACTGGATACAG tCCCAGAGATAGCATTCTCCTCTCCTCCTACATTGTCCCTCTCTCTGCCTGTTCCTCTCCCTCGTGGAGCAGGACAGGGCGATCGAGCACCTGTTCCACAGGCTGTGGTCAAACCTCAGGTTCTCACTCACCTCATCGAGGGCTTTGTCATCCAGGAGGGAGCTGAACCTTTCCCT GTGACCGGGCCACTGAAAGAACTTTCTGGTGCTGTTCCACCAATCCTACATCCAGAGGACATCCGCTCTGATA CCAGCCAGTTCAGAAGATCCAAGCGCTTTTGCACCATTAGCTGCTCAAAGAG gtacaaTGTGAGCTTTAGAAACCACTTACGGGCCAGTAGAGGTCTTGAGGGTGCAGAACGGCCAGCAGGGGGCCCCGTGGTCCAGGATGTTATTGCCAGACGCCGGGCTCCTCGCAGAAGCAGCTCTGAGATCGCTTGTGCTAAAATAACAGGAAGGCATCTTCCTGTAAAG TGTCGTTCAGAATCCAGTCGTTCTGATGATATCTCCAGCTGTGAGGGCGAGGAAGAGGAAGACTTCTTGTCGCTTTCCCCCAGCTCCACCTTTTCATGCCCGAGACCGACCCACTGTGGCCCTCAGCTGGATGACACAGCACCCGGTGGACTCCCAGTGGACGAAAACCACTTCCTATCTGGCAACCCTGCTGACTGGAGTGTGCAGGAAGTGTGTCAGTTCATTTCATCTCTTCAAG GTTGTGAGGACCTTGCATCCCAGTTCCTGTCCCAGGAGATCGATGGGCAGGCCCTGATGCTGCTCAAGGAAGAGCATCTCATGTCCACCATGAACATCAAACTCGGACCTGCCCTCAAAATCTGCGCTTCTATCAACAGCCTAAGGGATTAA
- the phc1 gene encoding polyhomeotic-like protein 1 isoform X1 has product MEAGEDQTNSSSTNSSAASGGNSRPPQIAQMSLYERQAVQALQALQRQPNAAQYFQQLMLQQQINSATCQLHNLAAVQQATLAASRQSSSPNNSASQPTSSAQCTVNLSTTSAGGTMTNPRPIGPATSAASTALSQSVLLGGNSGGQGQMYLRVNRSLRAPLTPQLIFMPGGTATATVATVAQTQPQQQPQQQQQQEATPTSSSSQSDNDQVQNLAMRCVSTPRAATVKTEFADRKETTGTFPLNQQTQTPQQFGQSTQQVQPQTQPLANAKLQSFSNTANPSVPALNVKPNNQSAVAPQQAGASSNPPSSSPTPSLPLSQLLLSQSGLHQTRGVPASTATVTHILVPTSNVPTSTQGYPLGTVATKSNMTAQTLVVQPLQQTGANLSTEKLAHGTGHVPIQPKTAQGHRVPVQMSPRHPPPILPAPPNNGQATAGLHPPHVPVQLVGARQSTLGNSQALALAQARTCCSQQDGTAAVGVNNPGNVVTMVTAMDTSGAGMCLKTAQSALPISQMQTNQSAVLTQGNPASVTHSMDGQNNSGDSLFVQSAQAQIKPAIGPIKRKSESDLTHEISNEPISGSPSMQDSAPPLSPAPSLDTVPEIAFSSPPTLSLSLPVPLPRGAGQGDRAPVPQAVVKPQVLTHLIEGFVIQEGAEPFPVTGPLKELSGAVPPILHPEDIRSDKLKCEYCLNFAPASQFRRSKRFCTISCSKRYNVSFRNHLRASRGLEGAERPAGGPVVQDVIARRRAPRRSSSEIACAKITGRHLPVKCRSESSRSDDISSCEGEEEEDFLSLSPSSTFSCPRPTHCGPQLDDTAPGGLPVDENHFLSGNPADWSVQEVCQFISSLQGCEDLASQFLSQEIDGQALMLLKEEHLMSTMNIKLGPALKICASINSLRD; this is encoded by the exons ATGGAGGCAGGAGAAGACCAGACCAACTCCAGCTCAACCAATAGCAGCGCAGCTTCAGGGGGAAACTCCCGCCCTCCTCAGATAGCTCAAATGTCTCTCTATGAAAGGCAAGCTGTTCAG GCACTGCAGGCCTTACAGAGGCAGCCCAATGCAGCTCAGTATTTCCAGCAGCTGATGCTGCAGCAGCAGATCAACAGCGCAACCTGTCAACTCCACAACCTGGCTGCTGTGCAACAG GCAACTCTTGCAGCCAGTCGTCAGTCCAGCTCTCCCAATAACAGCGCCTCTCAGCCTACAAGCTCAGCGCAATGCACA GTCAACTTAAGCACCACCTCAGCTGGAGGAACCATGACAAACCCCCGTCCGATAGGGCCTGCCACCTCCGCAGCATCAACAGCCCTTAGCCAGTCAGTTTTGTTGGGTGGAAATTCAGGCGGACAGGGTCAGATGTACCTGAGA GTAAACCGCTCTCTTAGGGCACCTCTCACCCCTCAGCTCATCTTTATGCCTGGTGGTACAGCGACAGCAACTGTAGCAACGGTTGCCCAAACGCAGCCACAGCAGCAGccacaacaacagcagcaacaggAAGCAACTCCCACATCTTCAAGTAGCCAATCAGACAATGATCAG GTGCAGAACTTGGCAATGCGTTGTGTGTCCACTCCTAGGGCGGCTACTGTGAAGACAGAGTTTGCAGACAGGAAGGAAACGACTG GTACATTCCCACTTAACCAGCAGACTCAGACTCCACAACAGTTTGGTCAATCAACCCAGCAGGTCCAACCACAAACTCAACCCCTTGCCAACGCCAAACTCCAGAGCTTCTCCAACACCGCCAATCCCAGCGTGCCTGCCCTCAACGTAAAGCCCAATAACCAATCcgctgttgccccacagcaagcaGGAGCTTCCTCCAACCCCCCGTCCTCCTCGCCCACTCCCTCACTCCCTCTCTCCCAGCTTCTCCTTTCTCAATCTGGCTTGCACCAAACTCGAGGTGTACCAGCTTCTACAGCCACCGTTACCCACATCCTGGTACCCACTTCTAACGTCCCCACATCTACTCAAGGTTATCCACTGGGAACGGTGGCGACCAAATCCAACATGACTGCCCAGACATTGGTGGTGCAGCCACTCCAGCAAACGGGGGCAAATCTGAGCACGGAGAAGCTAGCTCATGGTACAGGGCATGTGCCAATTCAGCCTAAAACGGCTCAGGGCCATCGGGTGCCAGTACAGATGTCCCCTCGCCACCCACCTCCCATTCTCCCAGCACCACCCAACAACGGCCAGGCCACCGCAGGTCTTCACCCTCCCCACGTCCCAGTTCAGCTGGTCGGAGCAAGGCAGAGCACTCTGGGAAACTCACAAGCGTTAGCATTGGCCCAGGCTCGAACTTGTTGCTCCCAGCAGGACGGAACAGCTGCCGTGGGAGTCAATAACCCGGGCAATGTTGTTACCATGGTTACTGCTATGGATACAAGTGGAGCTGGCATGTGCCTTAAAACAGCCCAAAGTGCCCTCCCTATCTCTCAGATGCAGACCAATCAGAGTGCAGTATTGACTCAGGGTAATCCCGCTTCAGTCACACACTCCATGGATGGACAGAATAACTCTGGAGACTCTTTGTTTGTTCAGTCTGCACAAGCGCAG ATAAAGCCTGCTATTGGTCCAATAAAAAGGAAGTCAGAGTCAGATTTGACCCATGAGATTTCGAATGAGCCAATCAGTGGAAGTCCCTCAATGCAAGACTCCGCCCCTCCTCTCTCGCCTGCTCCTTCACTGGATACAG tCCCAGAGATAGCATTCTCCTCTCCTCCTACATTGTCCCTCTCTCTGCCTGTTCCTCTCCCTCGTGGAGCAGGACAGGGCGATCGAGCACCTGTTCCACAGGCTGTGGTCAAACCTCAGGTTCTCACTCACCTCATCGAGGGCTTTGTCATCCAGGAGGGAGCTGAACCTTTCCCT GTGACCGGGCCACTGAAAGAACTTTCTGGTGCTGTTCCACCAATCCTACATCCAGAGGACATCCGCTCTGATA AGTTAAAGTGTGAATACTGTCTTAATTTTGCACCAGCCAGCCAGTTCAGAAGATCCAAGCGCTTTTGCACCATTAGCTGCTCAAAGAG gtacaaTGTGAGCTTTAGAAACCACTTACGGGCCAGTAGAGGTCTTGAGGGTGCAGAACGGCCAGCAGGGGGCCCCGTGGTCCAGGATGTTATTGCCAGACGCCGGGCTCCTCGCAGAAGCAGCTCTGAGATCGCTTGTGCTAAAATAACAGGAAGGCATCTTCCTGTAAAG TGTCGTTCAGAATCCAGTCGTTCTGATGATATCTCCAGCTGTGAGGGCGAGGAAGAGGAAGACTTCTTGTCGCTTTCCCCCAGCTCCACCTTTTCATGCCCGAGACCGACCCACTGTGGCCCTCAGCTGGATGACACAGCACCCGGTGGACTCCCAGTGGACGAAAACCACTTCCTATCTGGCAACCCTGCTGACTGGAGTGTGCAGGAAGTGTGTCAGTTCATTTCATCTCTTCAAG GTTGTGAGGACCTTGCATCCCAGTTCCTGTCCCAGGAGATCGATGGGCAGGCCCTGATGCTGCTCAAGGAAGAGCATCTCATGTCCACCATGAACATCAAACTCGGACCTGCCCTCAAAATCTGCGCTTCTATCAACAGCCTAAGGGATTAA